TGCGGTGGAACCCGCCGGGCGCATCTCGCCGGCGGATCTGGGCCTCTGGTCCGATTCGACGGAAGCCGCACTGGCCGGGGTCATCGACAGCGTGCGCAAGTATTCGAAGATGCCGCTGGCGATCCAGCTCGGTCACGCCGGGCGCAAGGCCTCGAACCCGCTGCCCTGGGTCGGCGGCCCCGCATTGCGCGAGGCTCAGGGCGGCTGGCAGACCGTGGCACCGTCGGCACTAAGCTTCAACGAGCACGACGCCACGCCGCTCGCGCTGGATCAGGCGGGCCTGCAACGCGTGTTGCAGGCATTCGTGACGGCCGCGCAGCGCGCGCATCGCATCGGCTTCGACGCGATCGAGATCCACGCCGCGCACGGCTACCTGCTGCATCAGTTCCTCTCACCGCTGTCGAACGCTCGCACAGACGAATACGGCGGCTCTCAGGAAAACCGCATGCGCTTCCCGCTGCAGGTGTTCGATGCGGTGCGCGAGGCGCTACCGGCGAGCGTGCCGGTCGGCATCCGCATCTCGGCGACCGACTGGGTCGAGGGCGGCTGGGACATCGCGCAGAGCGTGGTCTTCGCGCAGGCACTGGCCAAGCGCCATTGCGCCTTCATCCATGTTTCCAGCGGCGGGCTATCGCCCTTGCAGGCGATCACGCCGGCACCGGACTACCAGGTACCGCTGGCCGCACGCATCCGCGCCGAATCAGGGCTGCCGACCATCGCGGTCGGCCTGGTCACCGACGCCGAGCAGGCCGAAGCCATCGTCGCAAACGGCCATGCCGACATGGTGGGCGTAGCGCGCGTCATGCTCTACGACCCGCACTGGCCGTGGCACGCGGCCGCCAAGCTCGGCGCGCAGGTCACTGCACCACCGCAGTACTGGCGCTCGCAGCCACACGGCGTGCACAAGCTCTTCAAGTGACGGCGCCGCGCGCGCGTTCCGTCGGCCAGCTACTGCACGATCAGCGTCACGCCGGTGTCGTAGAAGTGCTTCCAGGCGGGGAAGGCACCGATCTTTGCGTAACCTGGCGCGCCGGGGTCCATGTAGCTCCCCTGGCCGTCGCTGACGACGAAATGCCCCGCCGGATTTGCCCCCTTGATTTTCAGGAAATGGATGAAATACGGCGGTCCACCCGCCGTGATTGCGCCGTGGGCGGGCGGGTGCGGCAATTTGGTCGCATTGGATGAGCGCAGTCCGAGCGAGAGCGTGCCCGCGATCGGGGTCAAATGCGTCAGGTCAATGCTGTACCAGACGGTACGGCCTTGCTGGATCAGGTAGTCCGCAATGTTCGCGGGCGTAGCCCCGAGGTGACGAGTCAGCCGGGTCGCCTGCACCGCCTTGAAGATCTGGTCGGCCGAATCTGTCGGCGCCGCACCGAGGGAAGTCAGCACGCTGATGATGCACGCGACACCACACCCTTGATCATCCCTGCCTTTGGTCAATCCGATCCAGCGCTGGTCCTTCAGTGTCAAAGCCATGGCGACTCCTCTCCGGCAATCCGTGCAGGTGGACGGTACTCGAAAAGTCGTTTGGCATGAACCGCGTGGCGGGCCCAGCGCATTGCGCGTCCCGCCCTCTCAAGAAACGGGGCAGGGCGCGGCTGGGATTCAGCCGCGGTTCTGACCCGCAGTTGCCACCATCACGCTGGCGGGTACCACAGCCTGCGCCGCGACCTTCTGGTATCCGATCACGGTCGTACCTACCGTACCGGCAACACCGGCGAAGGCGATCAGGGCAGCGACGAGGGCTTGGGTCGGGCGGATGCGAAGGGCGTTCATGGCGGTCTCCTGTCTTTCACTTGGGGGCAGCGTTCGGTGCTGCGTTGAGTGAAGGATGGATCAATGCCCTGATGGCCGCGACGGGCGTGCGATGAACTGCAGCCGGCGCGGAACGGGCTGCAGAAAACCGGCCGCAGACGGCGCCACGGCACGCCGCGTGACGGCCCCGGGCACTTGAGTTGGCGGACGACGTGACCCGGATCACAGGCCCGCGTCGCAACGCATGCGGCAGCGATTATTGCATTGGCATACTCATGCCACAGCAGCATCGTCGGCCCGCCTTGAACGAAACAACACTTGGGCCGGCGCTCTTCAGATGTCATTCGAGGCCCCCATGAAATACCGTACCAGTCTTGCAGGCGTGCTCGCCACCACCCTTCTCGTGACCGCCTGTGGCGGCGGTGGCGGCGACTCCTCCAGCCCCACGCCGGCTGTCAGCAGCAGCCCGACCCCCGCGCCAGCCCCAGCGCCGACACCCGCAGCGAGTGCCATGCACTACGTCGTAATCGAAGATGTGCCTTCAGCATGGCTCCGGGAGATCGCGCTGACGCTGCAGAACAACTGCGCTGCGGCGCGCGAAGCCCAGGGCTTGCCGGCCGCCCCTGCCCTGACGCTCGACCTGCTGGACCCACGCATCGGCACCCTTCGCACCGAGCGCTACTTCGGCAGCGATCGCATTGCCAGTTACAAACATGGCTATGAGTACTCCAGCCTGAGCGAAGACTGCACCTACGGCCCGATCCGCGAGGTGGTGAGCTTCGAGGCGCGCTTTGCGAATGGTCGCCACATCCGCTGGGGGCGACACGGCAGCACCTACGACGCGCGTTTGGACGAAACGCCCGACGACCCCGCGGCCCTTGAAGCCGCAGTCAAGCAACTCGCTGCCTCCGGCGCGGTCCCGACCCTGCTCACCAGCGCATCCGATGCGTTCCCGGTGGTCGACACCGGCCGCACACGCAGCATCGCCGGCCAGCGCTGCAAGGAATACGAGTTCCCCGCGCAGCGCATGACGGAGTGCGTCGCCCAGGTCAGCAAGCCGGTGCCGATGATGGGCGTGGCGGGGCAGGACAATCTAGTGCTGGCTGTCAAGATCCTGCAGCCGGGCGCCGGCGCGGGCGACCCCGCCGCGGTGGACAGCACCGCGACCGAAGTGCACCTCTCACAGCCGCTCGACCCTTCGAAGTTCGATCCGGCCTCGCTGTAAAGCAGCCGAGGAAACGATGCCTTCGCCCCTCCTGATCAGCCGCCTGACCCTCGCCGCAGCCTGCTGTGCGGCGAGTCTTGCCGCCCAAGCCATCGAAAGGGAAGACCGGCTCGATTGCCAGCTTCCCGACGGCACGCATGTGCTGTTCCGTTCCAGGTACGACTACTCACTCGTGCCCGTGCCGCTCGTCCATGCCTCCCGCGAATCGGACAGACATAGCTGGGATGCACGCTATCGCGACAAGAAGGGCAAGGTCACCGACACGCCCGTCGCAGTTGACTACCACGGCAACAGGACTCGCTCGAGCCTCGAAGCCGTTTGTGCGCATGTTGGCGTCTTGAACGGGGTCGTATTGGGACCACACACGTTTCGGGAAGCCGATGGCAGATGGTTCTCGAGCGAACAACTCCCATGGGAATTGCTCGACGCCGGCGGTGTAGGTTTCGTGCCGGACCGCTTGCCGCCAGAGAAACGCAAGCAGATGGACGATGCCGGCATCAAAGACGCCACTTACTACTTCGCCTTCATCCTTCCGACCGGAAAGCGACTCGTCTATGAACAACCCTTGCACCGCAGTCGTGAAGGTTTTTTCCGGGAAAAGACGTTCGATGCCGTCTATCAGTCCTTTTCAGATGATCACGGAAAGACGTGGTCCCCGCCCGTGGTGACGACTGACGCGCTGATCTTTGAGCTGGGCAAGTCATGGTCGCAGCAGAGCTTTCTCGCGAAGCCGGTATCTCTGAACGGAAAGAAGATTCCCGAAGACCCACCGCCCGACAACAGTTGTGTTCAATAGACCTCAACCGGCCGAAACAGGGTGCCCGACGAGGCTGGCGGCCTGGCAATCCGTTACTGGGCACGAGTACCGAAACCGCGAATCAAGTCCATGCAAACAATGAGAACGGAGATGCTCAGAAACCGGCTGATGGCCATCGCCGTTGCGGCACTATCACTCGCGAGCCCTTCTGTCATGGCTATCGGGCGAGAAGATCGAATCGAGTGCCGGCTTCCCGACGGCGCGAAGATCATTCTTCGTTCCAGATATGACTTCTCATTGGTTCCGTTGCCCCTGGTTCATGCATCCCGAGAGTCGGATCGGCGCGATTGGGACGCGGAATACCATGGAATGGACGGTGGTCCGGTCGATATCCCGATATCGGTCTTCTACTACGGAAAGCAGGCCGTCGATGCTGCGTTAGCGTGTGCTCATTTCGGCCTCAGAAATGGCGTGGCGCTCGGTCCGATGACGTTTCGCTACTCCACAGGCAAGTGGGCCTCCAGGGAAAAGTTTCCTCGGGGAGAACTCGATGTTACATGGGTGTATGTTGTCCCCAATGAACTGCCTGCTCATTTGCGACAGAAGATGGATGAAGCGGGCATCAAGGATGCGGCGCCGAAGTTCGGTTTCATCGTGCCGATGGGCGGCCGTCTGGTTTATGAGCAGCCCTTGCATAAGACGCACGAGGGTTTTGCTCACACGCGCATCTTTGACGCCGTTTTTCAGTCGTTTTCTGATGACCAAGGCACGACCTGGTCATCGCCCGTCGTCACCACCGATGCGCTGATTTTCGAACTTGGCAAAACGTGGCTGCAGCAAAGTTTTGTCGCGCGCCCAGTCTCCCTGAATGGGGTCAAGATTCCGCCTCAGTGACTGCTTGCCTTTGCGGGCCTGACGCCCGTGCTTCGTATGCGCTGCAACGATTGCAGCGTTCAACGGGGAGCAGCGTTTTGACGTTGGCACCGCGGTAATCAACCCCTAGACGCACCCGGCGCGAATCCGTCAGCCGCGGTTCTGGCCCGCAGCAGCGACCATCACGTTGGCCGGGATGGCAGCCTGCGCGGCGACCTGCTGGTAACCGATCACCGTGGTGCCGACAGTGCCAGCCACACCGGCAAAGGCGATCAGGGCAGCGACGAGGGCTTGGGTCGGGCGGATGCGAAGGGCGTTCATGGCGATCTCCTGTCTTTCACTGGGGGGCAGCGTTCGGTGCTGCGTTGAGTGCAGGATGGATCAATGCCCTGATGGCCGCGAGCGGCGTGCGATGAACTGCAGCCGGCGCGGAACAGGCTGCAGAAAACCGGCCGCAGACGGCGCACTCTCGCGGCGCCGGATTCACACCCGCCCAAGGGATTCGGGCACGGGATCGAACCGCGCGGACCGAGGCGTCGCGCATCCCTTTGCGGGACTACAAACCTCAATTGCTGATCGACAAGTCTTCGGCTTAACGGTCATTCGACAGGCGGGCGGGCTCAGTCTGCAATGCGTTACTTTTCGGACTGCCAAATTCGATCATCACCGAACCCTGCGTCTCGATCCGCCGACGCACATACCGGACGAGCCGGTTGAATCTGGGCACAGCCTGTTAAAGACCGGTCATTTTCAGGATGGCTTCGGGCAGACGCTCACCCTGAATCACGATGCCGGCGAGTTGAGCCTGGATGCGGGCGAGATCGTCCACATTGAGTTCCACGTTCACTGCGCCAAGATTTTCTTCCAGACGGTGCAGCCTGGTGGTGCCGGGAATCGGCACGATCCATGGCTTCTGCGCCAGCAGCCAGGCCAGCGCGATCTGGGCAGGCGTGGCCCCCTTGCTGGCAGCGATGCTCTTCAGCAGTTCCACCAGCGCGAGATTCTGCGTGCGGGCCTCGGGCGAAAAACGCGGCACGATGTTGCGGAAGTCGCCCGCCTCGAACTGGGTGCTGGCGTCGATCTTGCCGGTCAGGAAGCCGGCGCCAAGCGGGGTGAAAGGCACGAACCCGATAGCCAGCGCCTCGAGCGTGCTCAGCAGTTCCAGCTCCGGCCCGCGCCAAAACATCGAGTATTCACTCTGCACGGCCGCAAGCGGCAACACCGCATGAGCGCGACGGATCGTGTGCACACCCGCTTCCGACAAGCCGAAGTGGCGCACCTTGCCTTCAGCCACCAGATCCTTGACGGCGCCGGCGACGTCCTCGATCGGCACGGCCGGATCGACACGGTGCTGGTAGAGCAGATCGATGTAATCGGTACGCAGACGCTTCAGGCTGGCCTCGACCGCCGCCTTGATGTGTGCCGGCCGGCTGTTGGTGCCCGGGCCTCGCTGGCCGGTGACCGGATCAATGTCGAAGCCGAATTTGGTGGCAATGACGACCTGATCGCGGATCGGCGCGAGCGCCTCGCCGAGCAGTTCTTCGTTTGCGAAGGGGCCATAGGCCTCGGCAGTGTCGAAGAGTGTCACGCCACGTTCATGCGCGGCACGCAACAGGCCGATCATCTCCGACCGATCTGCGGGAGGGCCATAGATGGCGCCGGTCATGCTCATGCAGCCCAGACCGATGGCTGAAACCTCAAGACCGCTGTTGCCAAGTGCGCGTTTCTGCATGTAGTGCTCCTTACGGAAAATTCGAAGTCCCGGCTCAGCCGGCGTATTGCTGGGCGCTGACCTTTTCCATCCAGTCGGAATTTTTTCCGTCCAGTGACGCCTGGATCGCGATGTGCGACATCGCGGTATCCGGCGCGGCGCCATGCCAGTGCTTCACGCCTGCCGGGATGGTGACAACATCACCGGGACGGATTTCCTGTATCGGCCCACCCCAGTGCTGCACACGGCCGCAACCAGAGGTCACCACCAGGGTCTGCCCGAGCGGATGGGCATGCCACGCGGTACGGGCGCCGGGCAGGAAAGTCACCAGCCCGCCCGAAACGGTGGCCGGCCCCGGCGCGGTAAAGAGCATTTCGACATTGACTGTGCCGGTGAACCACTCGGCAGGACCGGCAAAGGTCTTGTGACTGCCAGCGCGGGCGACATTCACGGCAGCGGAAGTGTCTGTATTCGCTTTCATGGAAAATCCTTTCGGCTCACGATCGGGAGTCAGGCTTGTGAGGACGCCGGGGTGCTGAGTACGGCAGGCGGGCGCCGGAACAGGTAACGCGCCGACACCAGCAGGGCTGCGAACAGCAACAGCGCGGCGGCCTGCAGGGTGATACCCGTGTGGCGTGCCATGCCGACAGCATCGAACACCGGTGCGTGGCCCCCTGCATACACCACCACCAGCACGGCGAGCCCGAGCGAGGCGCCCAGCTGGTGGGCGACATTGACGAGGCCAGATGCAGCGCCTGCGTTGCGGCCTTCCACCCCTGAAACACCCGCCACCGTGAGCGGCGCCAGCACCCAGCCCTGACCGAAGCCCAGCAGGATCATGGGCAACATCACACCATCGGGATACGACATCCGCGCCGCCGTCAGGCCCAGCCACAGCAGGCCGACCACACACAGGCTGAGCCCGGCCAGCAGCACACGACGCTGCCCGAAGCGGCGGGTGACGCGCGGCACGCTGATCGACGAGAGGAACTGCGGCAAGGTCACCGGCACGAAGGCCAGCCCGGCCTGCATGGGCGAAAAGCCCAGCGAGCCCTGCAGGTACTGCGCGGTAAAGAACCAGAAGCCCACCATGCCGGCGAGAAACAGCAGGCGCGCCACATAGGCGCCGTTGCGCTGGGCATCGCCGAGCAGGCCCAGCGGCAGCAGGGGCTGACTAGCGTGCTGCTCGATCCACAGGAAGGCGCCGAGCAGCAGGATGCCGGCAAGGATGGCGCCCTGCGTCAGCGACGCGGCCCAGCCGGCTTCGGCGGCCTCGACGATGCCGAACACCAGCGCGAACATGCCCAGCGTGGCAGTCAGCGCACCCGCCAGGTCGAAACGACCGGTATGGCGCGGCGTTTCGCCGATGTAACGCAGGCTTCCGACAATCAGCACGGCGCCTATCGGCAGATTGATGAAGAAGCCGGCGCGCCAGGAGATGAGGTCGGCGAGCAGACCGCCCAGCACCAGGCCGAGGGTCGCGCCGATGCCGGCTGCCGCGGCGTACCAGGCGAGCGCACGGTTACGCGCCTGGCCTTCCTCGAAATAGGTGGCGATCAATGCCAGCGTGGAAGGCGCCAGCACTGCCGCACCAAAACCCTGCACGGCACGGAAGGCGATCATCCACGCGGGGGTCATCGCGGTCCCGATCGCCAACGAGGCAAACGTGAAGATGGCCAGCCCGACGATGAACATGCGGCGCCGGCCGAGGATGTCGCCGGCGCGTGCGCCGAGCAGCAGGAAGCCACCGAAAGCCAGCGTGTAGGCATTCTGGATCCACGACAGGCTGGCCGGCGTGAAGGCCAGCTCGGCGCGGATCTTCGGCAGGCCGGTGAGCACGATGGAGATGTCGACGACCAGCATCAGGTAGCTCGCCATGATGATGGCGAGGATGGTGCCGCGATGGGGATGGGGGTTCGTATTGTTCATTTCGTGCTGACGCCAAGACTGCTGCGCCGATGCAAAGCCGGATCGAGTGCCAGCTTCACGATCAGGTCGGAGAGGCTGTTGAGCGACACGTCGTGCCCACGGAAGGCTTCGCCCTTCTGCGTGAGCTGGTAGCTCA
This region of Niveibacterium umoris genomic DNA includes:
- a CDS encoding aldo/keto reductase, which translates into the protein MQKRALGNSGLEVSAIGLGCMSMTGAIYGPPADRSEMIGLLRAAHERGVTLFDTAEAYGPFANEELLGEALAPIRDQVVIATKFGFDIDPVTGQRGPGTNSRPAHIKAAVEASLKRLRTDYIDLLYQHRVDPAVPIEDVAGAVKDLVAEGKVRHFGLSEAGVHTIRRAHAVLPLAAVQSEYSMFWRGPELELLSTLEALAIGFVPFTPLGAGFLTGKIDASTQFEAGDFRNIVPRFSPEARTQNLALVELLKSIAASKGATPAQIALAWLLAQKPWIVPIPGTTRLHRLEENLGAVNVELNVDDLARIQAQLAGIVIQGERLPEAILKMTGL
- a CDS encoding NADH:flavin oxidoreductase/NADH oxidase is translated as MSQLFTPYSIGPLTLENRIVIAPMCQYSAEDGHATDWHRIHLGQLAFSGAGLLIIEATAVEPAGRISPADLGLWSDSTEAALAGVIDSVRKYSKMPLAIQLGHAGRKASNPLPWVGGPALREAQGGWQTVAPSALSFNEHDATPLALDQAGLQRVLQAFVTAAQRAHRIGFDAIEIHAAHGYLLHQFLSPLSNARTDEYGGSQENRMRFPLQVFDAVREALPASVPVGIRISATDWVEGGWDIAQSVVFAQALAKRHCAFIHVSSGGLSPLQAITPAPDYQVPLAARIRAESGLPTIAVGLVTDAEQAEAIVANGHADMVGVARVMLYDPHWPWHAAAKLGAQVTAPPQYWRSQPHGVHKLFK
- a CDS encoding cupin domain-containing protein codes for the protein MKANTDTSAAVNVARAGSHKTFAGPAEWFTGTVNVEMLFTAPGPATVSGGLVTFLPGARTAWHAHPLGQTLVVTSGCGRVQHWGGPIQEIRPGDVVTIPAGVKHWHGAAPDTAMSHIAIQASLDGKNSDWMEKVSAQQYAG
- a CDS encoding MFS transporter, coding for MNNTNPHPHRGTILAIIMASYLMLVVDISIVLTGLPKIRAELAFTPASLSWIQNAYTLAFGGFLLLGARAGDILGRRRMFIVGLAIFTFASLAIGTAMTPAWMIAFRAVQGFGAAVLAPSTLALIATYFEEGQARNRALAWYAAAAGIGATLGLVLGGLLADLISWRAGFFINLPIGAVLIVGSLRYIGETPRHTGRFDLAGALTATLGMFALVFGIVEAAEAGWAASLTQGAILAGILLLGAFLWIEQHASQPLLPLGLLGDAQRNGAYVARLLFLAGMVGFWFFTAQYLQGSLGFSPMQAGLAFVPVTLPQFLSSISVPRVTRRFGQRRVLLAGLSLCVVGLLWLGLTAARMSYPDGVMLPMILLGFGQGWVLAPLTVAGVSGVEGRNAGAASGLVNVAHQLGASLGLAVLVVVYAGGHAPVFDAVGMARHTGITLQAAALLLFAALLVSARYLFRRPPAVLSTPASSQA